One stretch of Mycolicibacterium fallax DNA includes these proteins:
- a CDS encoding NUDIX hydrolase — MRGDGDGWVIAESGSHHWGRHGAAGLLLRAPQPGGGAAVLLQHRAPWSHQGGTWGLPGGALDSHETPEQAAVREAHEEAGLPAEAVHVRHTLVTAEVAAVGGGSWSYTTVIADAAALLDTVANRESAELRWVAEAAVTELRLHPAFAASWPRLRELIAAMPLRATQPPAD; from the coding sequence GTGCGTGGTGACGGTGACGGCTGGGTGATTGCGGAGTCAGGTAGCCACCATTGGGGCCGCCACGGCGCGGCCGGGTTGCTGCTGCGGGCGCCGCAACCGGGCGGCGGGGCCGCGGTGCTGCTGCAGCACCGGGCGCCGTGGAGTCACCAGGGCGGCACCTGGGGCCTGCCCGGCGGCGCGCTGGACAGCCACGAAACCCCGGAGCAGGCCGCGGTCCGGGAGGCCCACGAGGAGGCCGGGCTGCCGGCCGAGGCGGTGCACGTGCGCCACACCCTGGTGACCGCCGAGGTGGCCGCCGTCGGTGGCGGCAGCTGGAGCTACACCACGGTGATCGCCGACGCAGCCGCGCTGCTGGACACCGTCGCCAACCGGGAGAGCGCCGAGCTGCGCTGGGTGGCCGAGGCCGCGGTCACCGAACTGCGGCTGCACCCGGCGTTCGCGGCCAGTTGGCCGCGGCTGCGGGAACTGATCGCCGCTATGCCGCTGCGCGCAACGCAGCCGCCAGCCGACTAG